One part of the Haliotis asinina isolate JCU_RB_2024 chromosome 2, JCU_Hal_asi_v2, whole genome shotgun sequence genome encodes these proteins:
- the LOC137272358 gene encoding uncharacterized protein, translating into MLAHRLTAFTILFCGTYGLSSYWFNLMNKCNPPDKLVGKFCAAVVDNDYDEDGRVDFRDVHKQILDFSYDDDLCTLKEWEVMIRWVCRYGYSEQYGKFMYSLYDSDKNGVVNADDFNGFNFSTIDFLSIQYIRFKDMYCGNPKNRVSPLDKIHCAEVDELKPEDIKCT; encoded by the exons ATGCTTGCCCACAGGCTTACGGCGTTCACCATCCTCTTCTGTGGGACATATGGTTTATCTAG TTACTGGTTCAACTTGATGAACAAGTGCAACCCTCCTGACAAGTTAGTAGGGAAGTTCTGTGCTGCTGTGGTGGACAACGACTACGACGAAGACGGAAGAGTGGACTTCAGAGACGTCCACAAACAAATCCTAGATTTCAGCTACGACG ATGACCTTTGCACCTTGAAAGAATGGGAAGTCATGATCAGGTGGGTATGTCGGTACGGCTATTCGGAGCAGTATGGCAAATTCATGTACAGTCTCTATGACAGTGACAAAAACGGCGTTGTGAATGCGGACGACTTTAATGGATTCA ATTTTAGCACTATTGACTTCCTGTCGATTCAGTACATT CGTTTTAAGGACATGTACTGCGGCAACCCGAAAAATAGGGTGAGCCCCCTTGACAAAATCCATTGTGCCGAGGTGGACGAACTGAAGCCAGAGGACATCAAGTGTACATAA
- the LOC137272359 gene encoding uncharacterized protein encodes MLALRLIVFILLTCGACGFSRPFFYLFNHCNPPEKLVGKFCATLLDNDVNDDGIVDAREIAIDTLPYNYDEDLCVTDLWEVVSWWTCRYGYSEEYGRYMYRFFDVNGDGRATADDFGAFNMTSPDFLMMQYTRFKNVYCSDPKNRVSPVDKLQCDEVDKLKPEDIKCP; translated from the exons ATGCTTGCCCTCCGACTTATCGTGTTTATCCTCCTCACCTGTGGGGCCTGTGGTTTCTCCAG GCCCTTCTTCTATCTGTTCAACCACTGCAACCCTCCCGAGAAACTGGTGGGTAAATTCTGTGCTACTCTCCTGGATAACGACGTCAACGATGACGGTATAGTGGACGCCAGAGAAATCGCCATCGATACCTTGCCTTACAACTATGACG AAGACCTTTGTGTCACGGACTTGTGGGAGGTCGTGTCATGGTGGACGTGTCGGTACGGCTACTCTGAAGAGTACGGTAGATACATGTACAGATTCTTTGATGTCAACGGAGATGGTCGTGCGACGGCGGACGACTTCGGTGCATTCA ATATGACCAGTCCCGACTTCTTAATGATGCAATATACG CGTTTCAAGAACGTCTACTGCAGTGATCCGAAGAACAGAGTGAGCCCCGTTGACAAACTCCAGTGTGACGAGGTGGACAAACTGAAGCCAGAGGACATCAAGTGTCCATAA
- the LOC137271651 gene encoding uncharacterized protein — translation MLALRLGLFALLFCGTCGFSRYWFNMFNNCNPPEKLLGKFCAAVVDNDFDNDGRVDFRDVHKQILFFNYDDDPCTLQQWEVVTRWTCRYGYSEEYGRFMYGLFDSDDNGVVNADDFSTFNFTKAQFLSFQYIRFKDLYCRDPKNRVSPLDKVQCDEVDKLKPEDIKCP, via the exons ATGCTCGCCCTCCGACTTGGCTTGTTTGCTCTTCTTTTCTGCGGGACTTGTGGCTTCTCCAG GTACTGgtttaacatgtttaacaacTGCAACCCCCCTGAGAAACTGTTGGGGAAGTTCTGCGCTGCTGTGGTGGACAACGACTTCGACAACGACGGAAGGGTGGACTTCAGAGACGTCCACAAACAGATCCTGTTTTTCAACTATGACG ATGACCCTTGCACCCTGCAACAGTGGGAGGTCGTGACAAGGTGGACATGTCGGTACGGTTACTCCGAGGAGTACGGTCGATTCATGTACGGTCTTTTCGACAGCGACGACAATGGCGTTGTGAACGCAGACGACTTCAGCACATTCA ATTTTACCAAGGCGCAGTTCTTATCGTTTCAATACATT CGCTTCAAGGACCTCTACTGCAGAGACCCGAAAAACAGGGTGAGCCCCCTTGACAAAGTACAGTGTGACGAGGTGGACAAACTGAAGCCAGAGGACATCAAGTGTCCATAA
- the LOC137272361 gene encoding uncharacterized protein, translated as MMFRALLCVALFVASASAGGIRFSTNRNTECGSFQIKQTGRSSNKSMTDVDTRQVLDDIKALDADKDGSLTSAEMDKRTFAGTFDSSLRTPTGSYRCDYAMMLKTRYDISKGVAGRLFDTVDVNHDFKVTAADEDEAAYKLLDKDGNGKVSVCEAFREFMSALEDMEEMAYMQEVKYADIVYKYRARSPIFFPGSD; from the exons ATGATGTTCAGAGCATTGTTGTGTGTGGCCCTATTTGTGGCCTCTGCATCAGCCGGAGGCATCAGGTTCAGCACCAACAGGAATACAGAATGCGGCTCCTTTCAAATTAAACAAACTGGCCG ATCATCCAACAAGTCCATGACTGATGTTGACACACGTCAAGTTCTGGATGACATCAAAGCTCTCGACGCTGACAAGGATGGCAGTCTGACTTCCGCCGAGATGGACAAGCGTACTTTTGCAGGCACATTCGACAGTTCCCTCAGAA CCCCCACAGGATCCTATCGTTGCGACTACGCAATGATGTTGAAGACGCGGTATGACATCAGCAAGGGCGTCGCAGGCCGCCTCTTTGACACTGTCGACGTAAACCATGACTTCAAGGTCACCGCTGCGGACGAAGACGAGGCTGCATACAAGCTGCTCGATAAGGATG GTAACGGAaaagtgtctgtgtgtgaagcTTTCCGGGAGTTCATGTCCGCGCTAGAAGACATGGAGGAGATGGCCTACATGCAAGAG GTGAAGTACGCGGACATCGTCTACAAGTACAGAGCACGCTCACCCATATTTTTCCCTGGGTCCGACTAA